CACGAGGGTAGTGGTAACTCACGTTCCTCCCAAGGTTACTTCGCGGCTGGTCGTATGGGGCTTtcgggtcataaaaaaaaaaaaaaagatcggtATTTATAGAGCGGGACACAAAAGAGTTCTATGCAAACCCAAATAATATTTTAGGTTGAGAATCTCATTTAAGAGTTAGATAATTCagatataaataaaagtttatCAATTAGTACAAAATTGGTAATTTACAAAGTATAAAAAATAGTTAGTTTCATTAAAAGTATTAGAAAGTTGTCTAGTGTCCTGGGCAAAAAAATAaccgacaattttttttataggatagtttttttttttaaatatttaccaacacttattgaaatataattagTATAGAAAAAAATCAGTATTTTGGGGTTGGGGAGAATGGAATTAGTacaataaattaccaaaaagtgcCAAACTTATTGTCATTTTTCAagtcagtcataaacttttttttttatcaattcaatccaaaaaattttgcaatcGTGTCAATTGATTCcattggccaattttggctagctAGCATTGACATGGATGCGGTCATTGATCTTTGATGTggacaatattttaattttttcaaatttttaaattttttcctttttttttttttctcattatggttttcttcactttctcctccttcctctagctagtcgtTGCTAGCGAGCAGCCAAAGGCAAGCCTGGTGAGGGACCTCGCTATCCTCGAGGAAGCTAGCTATGGCTAGGTGACCTTGCCTAGGCTGCTCGCTTCAGCTTAGCGAGGTTGTCATGCCTCGCTAGAGGTTGTGACCTTGCATGGCCTCTAGCTTGGGTGAGCCTTGCTAGCCATGGCTAGATCGCAGCCTTACCTAACCATGGCGAGGACAGCCTTGTCATCATTAGGTGAGGCTTACCCTCACCATTAGCCAGCGGGGGTGAGCCTCACCATTGGCTGGCAAGGCTAACCTTGCCAATGCTTATGCTTGTCACTATCaactagaggaaggaggaaggaggaggaggaaaacaAGAGAGTGCCAATGcttaattttcctaattttgcaCGAACGATGACACTCACCCAAGTACGATTTGGTATGAATACTAAGCTCAGGTGCTTAGTTGAATTTCAGAATTCTCAAATAATTAGAGATTTTCAAATAGGAAATTTCATAGTATTATTACCTTCTAATCACACATACAGGTGAAATTTACAAGCAGCCAGACGCTGTACGCAATAAACATAGAAAGCGGGAAATCTCGAGTCTTTACATCACACGAGCTCATCTCCGGTGTAGTGAATTCAGACTCATGCAGTAGGATAAGACGCCTTCATTGCTATGCCGCAGAGGCCTTCCTTAGCGGTAACATCTCTCTGCATCCTTATGTACCCTTCCTCCCCCCATTCCGCGCCCCACGAGTTCTTCACCAACCAATACTTGGTACCGTCGTCGCTGGTCCCGTACCCGATGGCGGCGACACCATGGTCCAAATCTGTCCCACAGGCTCCGGTGAACACGCCGCTGGAGTAGAATTGGAACTCAAATCCTCCGGCATCGATGGCCACAGAAACCGGCTGGTTAGCGACAGCTTTCAGCAACGCCTCCTCGCTATTGGCAGGAACGTCTTCGTATCCCTTTATGGTCACGGCACGGCGTTTTGCATTGCACTTACCGTCCGTGCCTGTGTAGGGGTAATTCATCTCAGTAGTGAGGCCGTGCTTCTCGACGAATTGGAATGCGCTATCCATCCAACCGCCTTCGCATCCTTGGTCCTGGCTGCGGACGTCGCAGTCGACCAACTCTTGCTCGGAAAAGGGAAATCAACTTACCTGTGGTGATTTCATGGATTCCTTCCACCGCTGCCACGGCTGAAAAAGCCCAACAACATCCTACTTATGAATGGAAATCGAGTTAAACATGAATATTGTTGGAGCTGCCATAAGAATCATAGGCAGTTTGACTACACATTGACTCAACAAATGGTCAAATAGCATCAATAGATTCGATCAGTTTACCACATTGGCCTTGGTTCTTAACAGGGTCACGgctcctttctttctccaatCCATGCTGGAAGGCACCGCGGTGCCATTTCCGTACTTGAAGGACGCGGCCTCGGCGGAGCACATGTGACTTGAATCGGTTCCTCGCCTTGAATTCTTCATTCGTGAGGTCGGCAAACTGATTGACGCTTAGCTTGTAAGGCTTGCCACTTCCCCGATTAAACGGCTCAATCAGTCGTATGTTTGCCTTGAATATCTGGAAACGGCTTTGCCTCTCGTCCATGTCCGTGTACACACGCCCGTAACGGGCCATCCATTGCTCGTGCATCTCGTACATGGGATCGTCTTGCTGGAGGGCGCGACCGCGGTTTTCGGCAAGCCCAAGCTCCCAAAAGGAAGATCAGAGTCACTAGGATGCAGCATCGGTTTCTCAACGATGCCATGGCTTCCCAAGGAATGTTGGGAGTAAGAGATGGAGAAAGAGCTAAGGGAGAAAGTTTGTGAGCACACAGAGTCCTAGATTCGCACCTCAGATTTATAGTCCTCATGTCTTGGACACGTACGAAGAATTTGAGCGGTGGATTCATCAACTTGACTGATAATCTGTCCTGATGGGCACGTCAGATTAGATTTGAATTCGTTTCCATTTGCGTGCCGGAGGGAATGTTCTGCGATGGACTAGGCTCGTGAGATTCATGTCACGGAAAGCTCAAAGTTTCTGTTTGTGGGCTGACATATAGGACTATCTGCTTCGGTCGTAACGTGTTCTTATCGCTCGTTCTTGGCCAAACTCGCAGCATGACGTCAAATCTGATCAGTACAAAACTACAGACGATGACCTTTCGCGTTGGAGTTGCATGGGCGTGCATGTGAGTATTTAAAACGGCGGAATGGAGGAATAGGCTGCTTGAGTGTCTGGCTTCTCCACCTCTACTTAGTcccaaaaaatataatgaaattatAACTAATTTACTGTCGAGGtaaaaaaattgtggaatttccACATGTGCCTATATATAGCCCTTTGTGCGTCTATAATCGATCTGTAGGTTGAAAGGATTTTGCGGCATACAAAGTTAATGGGATAATTACCGGAAGAGTTGTAAGTTTATTGTATGGATGCcatttcaatcttaaactttataatttgactaatttagcttaaaaatttttaatgattggccaatataattttttaaacaattttagttgaaaattgcTGACAAAAACGTCGGTTGTCCTACATTAGTGGCACGGTTAGCatttatgttagtaatttctggtcaaaattagtcaaatagactcaattaataaaatctgaaaatgttcaagactgaattggcaaaattaaaagttttaggattgaattagtaaaagtgaATTCAAAAGTTTGATTTCCCACCTTTTAGGTATTGGCGAAGATGACGTTTAGTTTCAGGCATGGGGTTTGACTCTCATGCCATGTAAAGATGGAGGACAGAAGTCTGAGAGTAAGTTGGGAGTTAGAGTAATATAGACAAAAGGAAATGATAACATCCTAaacttatactcaaaagagGATGGCTAAAGCGGTCTCTAAATCTGGAAAAACTGTCGATAAGTACCATCCGGCATCCGCGACGAGCGATTTCACGGAGGTTGCTCTTCACTTGCTGCTGAAAGCAGACAACCCAGCCACGACCTGAAATGGATGGCTTGCCGATTGTCCTCGAAATCTAACATCCCGCGATGGCttaatctgtaggtagaaaagATGATTCAGGACGGGAAGCTAATAGTCCCTAATGCTGCTTTTTCCGATTTCAACGACTCCTTTTAGCCGTTCAATAGAGCGTGAGGTGCTGCTAATTATGTCAATTATTCGTAGCTAGGATAGAACCCTGCATCTTCTCTTCTACTCCAGTGCATCCATAATATTTTCAGGTTGGAGTGGTGGTGCAGAATGGCTGCTGCTATTTGTTTCGGTGCTGGCCTTGATTCCTGCCGGTTGTCTCGTTCTTTTCATTTGGGCGATGacgttttgtttggttttggctGTGGTTGCCTTTGTTTGGCTGGCTGGtcgccttcttttgttttttgtcccTTTTGGTTGTGGCTGTAGTTGTGTGGCTTAACCGCGTATTGTGCCTTGTTgacttccttttttgttctctcGGCACTCTTCCACTCATTATGCCTCTGTTCATTATGAGTGTTTGTTTTGGTGCcgtttttgattaattattggTTTCAGCTTAATATAATTACctctcaccaaaaaaaaaaagaaaaccttgaTCACAATTGAAAGAAGAACTGTAGAAATTCTACATagtttggagagagagagagagagagagagagagagagagagagagagagagagagaggttaaaTTGTGGGAAGAAGATCTCGGATGTAATGACGGTGAACTTGTTCTGTGTTTGAGTATTGCGTGAAGGGGATCTCATGAAATTGATAAGTGGAAGTTTAATCACAAGAGAGAGTCTCTAAATCGAGAGCTTGCTTAAATAAATTATCAATGGGCGAAACGCTTAGACACTCGTgatatcaaaatgaaaagggcaTTAAGCATATACTTAGTTGTGCCGAGTTCAATTTAGTTCCACATTTCTTGAACAAGTAGAGATACGAaataagaaatttcaaaatcacaTTCTAATCACACAATATTTACACGAACTCAAGTTACTTGCCGAGATGACACCAATGCAGTAAACACACAAGGTAGAAAATCTGTACGTCATGTAGAGACTTCATTCATACTTATGCAGTAGGGTAAGAGGCCTTCCTTAGCGCTGACATCTCTCCATCATATGTATCCTTCCTCGCCCCGCGGGTTCTTCACCAGCCAAAATTTGGTGCCGTCATCGCTAGTCCCATATCCGACCGCGGTAACTCCATGGTCCAAGTCGGTCCCGCAAGCTCCGGGTGAACACGCTGCTGGAGTAGAATTGGAACTCAAATCCTCCGGCATCGATGGCCACGGGGAAACCGGCTGATTGGCGACTGCCTTTAGCAATGCGTCCTCGCTGTTGGCAGGAACGTCTTCGTAGCCCTTATGATCACAACGCAGTTCGATTCGGATTTGACATTGCATTTTACCGTCCGTGCCCACGTAGAGATAGTTTGTCTCGGTTGTGAGGCCGTGTTTCTCGACGAACTGGAGCGCGCTATCCATCTAGCCACCTTCACATCCTTCGTCCTGGCCACCGACGTCGCAGTCGACCAACTCTTGCTCGGAGAGAGAAATCAACTTACCCGTGGATATTTCATCGATTCCTTCCACAGCCGCCGCGGCTGAAAAAGCCCAACAGCATCCTACATTTTTGCAATGGAAACAGGACAATCAAATCAGAACAACAACATTCTTGGAGAAGAAACTACAAGAAGATCAGGATTTTAACAACATAATGCGTCAAAGAATGTCGAATATTTGCGAAGGTAAATAATGCTCATTCATGAACTAGATTCCATCAATTTACCACATTGGCCTTGGTTCTTAACAGGCGTCACAGCTCCTTTCTCCAATCCATGCTCGAAGGCACCGCGGTGACATTTCCGTACTTGAAAGATGCGGCCATAGTGGAGCACATGTTCGACTTGAATCGGTTCCTTGCCTTGAATTCTTCATTTGTGAGGTCGGCAAACCGATTGACGCCGAgcttgtaaggtttgcctcttTCCCAATTGAACGACTCGATTCGTTTGCACGTTGGCCTTGAATATCTTGAAGCGGCTTTCCCTCTCGTCCATGTCCTGTAGACATGCCCGTAACGCCCCATCCACTGCTCGTGCAAGTTGAACATGAGATCGTCTTGCTGGAGGGTCCGACCAACGGCTTGGCAAGCCCAAGCTCCCAAAAGGAAGATCAATATCAGTAGAAGGCAATATTGGTTTCTGAAGGATCCATGACTTCACCAGCAGATGCAAATGTTTAAAGAgcaatgaaaagttaaaagtgaTCAATGGATGAGTGCGCACACAGACTACTGAGATTAGCCTCAAATTATAGTCCTGAAGTTTCGGAGCGCGCGATGAACTTGGTTGTGGATTCTTCGACTATCTGGATAATCCAAGCTGTtcataaaaaatcaatgaatcCTTTCCAGATTAACAGAAGCAGTAATCATCTACGTGCCGGAGAGAGTGATTTGAGATGGACCGGCTCATTAAATTCATTGAAGTTCCTCCTTTCTGTTTCGCTGGACTGATAAATTGGACTTTGTGCTTTGGTTGCAGCATGATAGAGCAAAATATTCGGTTAGATGTGCCCAGTTTGCTTGTTCTAAATGCTTGAAAAAGATGGTAgactttgatttaattttgATAACCTTCATTGAGATTTCaagacttttattttgtcaaCCGAAATTTAGGAGTTTTATTTAAAAGTCTTAATCTATTGTACAGATGCTGATTCATTCTAAATCTTTAATTTGactaatataattttaaacttttgataatttgccaaagTAAtcattctagccaattttgactgCGATCATTGATGGAGAAGATGACCAACAATGATGTCGACACTTTTCAAATTATCTGACCATAGGTGGGGCCAAGTCTCACTGCAATTGATGAGGGTTGACCTTGCCGGCCCTGCGCCTAAGGCTGATCGTCGGTGATCGGCGGAGGAATAAGGAAAgtaaaggaaaacaagaaagataagtaaaagaaaaattcaaaaaaatatttaaaaatttagaaatataaaaaagttgTAATAATTGTCTATGTTAGCATTGGCTATTTCACGTACGACAATTTGGTATCCACTGCGGTtgtcggccaaaattggctccAAGGCCTACATTAACAAATCATTGTAAGGTTTATGATTAagttgatcaaattaaaatggtTAGAATTGAATTATTATCTATATAATATGTTTATCACTTTTGGGTAATCATTCCGTGAAATTCATATACAAGTAAATCTTAAAtgaatttgttgatttttttgacaGTCTGTCGATAATTatgattttcataatttgtgGAGAAGAAAAGGATATCTACATTACTGGCAAAGTACTGAGCTTGTTTATTTCCTCTAAAGCTCCGAGTTCGATGTCAGACTAATCTCGCAATATAATGAGACCCGtgagtaaaatacaaatatttaataCTCCTGATGCACATGTTTGCGAGACTTAACATTAGTCTTGCATTTAAATTTTTGACCATTTTATGTTGCGGAAGCAAGCGATTGGTGATCAAGTTGACGAAATAGTTTTCTTAGCATTAAGCATGCTACATAAATTCCATTTTGGTATATAATAGAATCGCGGAATGTGGTCCCAAATTTCTTGAACGAGTAGAACAAAAAATGTTCaattaaaaatggaaattcCAGGACTATGGACTTCACAACACGTGACATACTCACAAATTTGTCGAGTGCACATTGTATAGTTTATTTAGACTTATGTAGACgaaaaggggaaaattaccaaaagttataaatctattgtaattgtgcccaGTTCGGTTAATTAGCCAAATTTGGCTACCGTGGTGctaacattgacaatttttaataatttttttctaattttttttttattattttgaattttttttcctccttcctttgttCAGTCGTTGGATTGAGGCGACCAATCGAGGCAAAAGGGCCGATTGCCGGCTAGTGGCGAGGTTCANNNNNNNNNNNNNNNNNNNNNNNNNNNNNNNNNNNNNNNNNNNNNNNNNNNNNNNNNNNNNNNNNNNNNNNNNNNNNNNNNNNNNNNNNNNNNNNNNNNNTAAATATAGAGAATAAGTGTGGAAGACGAGATAATGCCCTCTTTCCCTACCTCTTGAACTTGCATCTCCATCTCCCTCActtcttcaagttcaagttttATTTCACTCTCTTTTCAAGACAAGGTCCAAaccccttctcttttttttcttctttgttttttttttcagtttagtGTCTTACAAGGTAAATTCAAAGattctccttttatttttatcaaataagctttgttgttttctaaagaatgacaattgttaattttaataattattttaatttcaaggTGAGTAAATGCTTTGTTTGTTGAAGATTTCACTCAAGGTAAGTGAAAAACCTAAAGACTAAGCTAGAATGATCTACTTAGTACTCTTgagcttgattgattgattgtttgtttattttctatAGGTTTTATTCTTTGTGTGAGTAAGTTGCAATAGTTGTATGTTAAGTTATAGTGATTGGTGTGCTTGTAGTAAAAAGCTATTCATATGTCTAGAGTGTCTTTGAGAGATTTCTAAAAGGTTTTGTAGCAacttgaattagaaaaatatgaagATAGTAAAACTACGCATAATAAGAGgtgttttgataaattttgacaaaatatggggtaattttgaaattttgaaaatggagaTAAGGTTGTTAACAGGTTTATCTTATGTTTTTTAGTTTTGATAAGTGGATTTCTAAGTAAGATTAATTAAGGGGAATCAATCGGTTTTAAAAATGAGTTTAGGGGTTTTAGGGGCAAATTCATAATTTCACCAGGTTAACGGATGAATATGCAAAAACTGAAACTTCTGAGGACTgttcacagcttgtgaaatcttattatgataagtgataaatttatttttagagttAATAGATGATGtgaaaattatgtaaaaattgGAACTAGTTGAACTAATTAACCAAAAATGAGTTGTTTAAAtagttttgtaaaatttgtggggtgtctattgtgaaaataaaatgttagtaTGTCTTAGATAACAAAAAGGatagtttttagtttttaatttgattaatattacTTGGTCGGTTGAAAATAAAAGTTAGGgctaaatttataaattgagaATTTTACTAGGGCAATAGTCTAGTTTTTAAGAATTTGGAATTATAGAAAATACTCCTTAGTTTTCGTGGAAAAGTGAGCTTAATCAAGGGTGGTTTTATTATAAAATGTAAATTTAAGAGTTACTTTAATTATTGGAGTAGTAGTGTTTATTGTTAAATAGATATCAAGAATTGATAAGCCATTAAAAGTTCTATACCGAATGATCATGgcttggtgaaaagaaaaagaacatttaTTTGTTAAAGTGTACATAATTGATTGATTCTCATGATTGTATGAGAATGCCAAGAGAGTAATGTGTTGTCACCTGCAATTATGAACATCGAAAAGTATCTAACACTTATTGTATTGTGATTAATTATGTATATCTTTGATACTTCGTGATTAAGACCTTTGCCACGGTTTGTTTGCTCATCGCCACCGAGCGAATTCCCTTATATGATTATGTATGAGACTCTAGAGTTAGCAAATGTTATACAAGGTTAATATGacatgaaattttatgatgaCATGACTCGGGAGTCATGATATGATATGGCTTGTGAAGCCATGGTGTGATGTTACTAAATGGCCATTGTCATGGTGTATTAATCCTCATTAATGTAGAGAGACTCGTGATTGATAGGCTAAGGCATGGCATATGAGTATGTATAATTCCGTCCTGCATGAGTTAGTGGTGACGATGCCTTATTAGTCAAGATATCTCGTGAATCGAGATAGTCGACCTCAAAGTGAACATCAGTTCATATGTGTAAATTGATAAGATATTGTGGTACTTATgataaataatatgaaatttacttacaTATGAGCGATCAATCTTATGCAATTTATGGTTGTCTTATTGACATATTATGATAGGAAAGATAATACTATTATCCTTGCATTCCTTATGCATGGTTGTTTTGTATTGTCTTGAATTCATGATTGTTGTGATGCCAGGTTGAGTGATTGGTGGATCTCCTAtcttaaacttatgaatttcatttatagggcatttctttaattttcagaCTTTTAGGATGG
The sequence above is drawn from the Eucalyptus grandis isolate ANBG69807.140 chromosome 11, ASM1654582v1, whole genome shotgun sequence genome and encodes:
- the LOC120289361 gene encoding LOW QUALITY PROTEIN: senescence-specific cysteine protease SAG39-like (The sequence of the model RefSeq protein was modified relative to this genomic sequence to represent the inferred CDS: inserted 3 bases in 2 codons; deleted 1 base in 1 codon); translated protein: MYEMHEQWMARYGRVYTDMDERQSRFQIFKANIRLIEPFNRGSGKPYKLSVNQFADLTNEEFKARNRFKSHVXSAEAASFKYGNGTAVPSSMDWRKKGAVXPVKNQGQCGCCWAFSAVAAVEGIHEITTGKLISLSEQELVDCDVRSQDQGCEGGWMDSAFQFVEKHGLTTEMNYPYTGTDGKCNAKRRAVTIKGYEDVPANSEEALLKAVANQPVSVAIDAGGFEFQFYSSGVFTGACGTDLDHGVAAIGYGTSDDGTKYWLVKNSWGAEWGEEGYIRMQRDVTAKEGLCGIAMKASYPTA